ACTGGTTTACACACGTGCTGCCAGCCCACAGGCAGCACCGAGCCCAGGCAGCCTCGGGCTCgccaggcagcactgcaggacagCACCCACCTGGCCCACAGGTGGGCTCATCCTGCCAGCTTGGCTGTGAtcaggttggtttttttcttaaattatgtTTGAACAGATTGCTCTTTTGGCTCACCGAAACAATGGCCAGCAGGAGAGAGGACAGGCTGATGAATCAAGCTGTAATGGAGGAAATGTCACTGTAACACCCATGGTAGTTTTgtcttcccaaaaatcctccaccaaaagcagagctgtgggggcATGCACAGGGTCAGCTGGACACGGAGGGCAGCTGAGGGAATATTCCCATTCCAGCTGAAGGGGCAGTGACTTCTCTAATGGTGAAAAAAGCCACCAGTTCATTTGCTTGGTTTAAACTCCTGTCCCGAGCCTGCTGTGGGCTGGCCACTGTgtctcccttccttccttccttctctgtgGGGATGCTGAAACCATTTGTGCTGACAGAGAGGCCTTGGTGGGTGTTGTgtccttctctgctctgcccagcgtGTTACTGGGGAAACTGGTACCAGGCCCTTCTCCTTGCAGTGAACAGCCAAGccttttaataaaagaaataaatccagATGTGTTTGATGCTTTTGTCATTGTTCTGGAGCCAAGCCCAGGGACAGAGCACAGGCCTGGGAGTCTGGGTGGTGCCTgtgctctccctgtgctgtttgTTTCTGCACATTTGCAGGAGATGAAATCAGGGCACTGGGGAAATGTGTGGAGTGATTGTTGTGTCTTGGACAAgcacaaaacagccccaaattcTCACTCCAAGGTGTGATTGctgttccctttttcccttcaaatggaaaaaaacccgGGATGTTCATGGAGGTGTTTATGGTGTGTACAAAGGTGTTTCAGTGGTGAACACACAGGTGATCTGCACAGGTGTTGTCCCTGTGCTGTTTGTTTCTGCACTGGGTAAATGTGTGGAGTGATTGTAGCGTCTTGGACAAgcacaaaacagccccaaattTTCACTCCAAGCCCTGACTGctgttccttttttcccttcaaatggAAGAAAACCCAGGTTGTTCATTCACGGAGGTGTTTATGGTGTGCACAAAGGTGTTTCACACAGCTGAGCTACACCGGCTCTGCTGCAGGATTTAAGACAGAATTATACAATTACAGAGcggtttgggctggaagggaatCCACACCTTCCCCGAGGCTGCTCCAACCTTGGgcgcttccagggatgggacaggcaCAACATCTGCTCGGGGCAGCTGTGCCGGGGGAGGATTCCGGCCCCAAACCCCATCGTCCGCTGTCTCGGGCGGCTCCGGGCCCCGCTCCCGgagctcccggccccgctcccgccccgtcccgctcccggtcccgctcccgccccgctccggTCCCGCTCCCGTCCCGTTCCCGGCCCCgttcccggccccgctcccggccccgctcccgtcccgttcccggccccgctccggccccggaggcggaagcggcggcggcggagctcGGGCGGCGCTCGGCGTTTCCGCGTCCGGGCGCGGTGCCCTTGGAGCGGACATGGCGCTGGCGCTGCtgcggccccgcggggccggccTGGGTCAGtcgggcggggccggggccgcggagGGTGCGGGGATCTGGGGGTGCGGGATCCCGGGGGGTGCGGGGACCCGGGAGGGTGCGGGGTTCTGAGGGGTGCGGGATCCCGCTGGCTCCGGGATTCCGGAGGGTGCGGGACCCGGGAGGGTGCGGCGTTCCGGAGGTTGCAGCATCCTGGTGGCTCCGGGACCCTCGGAGGGTGCGGGGTTCTGGGGACGTGGGATTCCGGAGGGTGCGGGACCCTCGGAGGGTTCGGGACCCAGGATGGTGCGGGGTTCTGGGGATGCGGGACCCCGGAGGGTGCGGGACCCCGGAGGTTGCGGGGTCCCGGAGGATGCGGGGTTCCAGAGGGTGCGGGGTTCCGGAGGGTTCGGGACCCCGGATGGTGCGGGGTTCTGGAGCTTGCGGGACCCCGGAGGGTGCGGGACCCGGGAGGATGCGGGGTTCCAGAGGTTGCGGGCCCCGGAGGTTGCAGGATCCCGGTGTCTCAGGGGTCCCGAGGGTGCGGGGTTCTGGAGATTGCAGGATCCCGGTGTCTccggggtcccgggggtgcGGGATCCCGGTGGCTCCGGGACGCTTGTGTCTccggggtcccgggggtgcGGGGTTCCGGAGGTTGCAGGATCCCGGTGTCTccggggtcccgggggtgcGGGACTCTGGAGGTTGCAGGATCCCGGTGTCTccggggtcccgggggtgcGGGGTTCTCACGCCGcgcccccgctgtccccgcagcTCTCCTGGGCTCGGCCCTGCtccgccgccccgccgcgctcggtgccgccgccgcccgctgCGCTCCGGCCCGCGACAGCCACGGCCCGGCCCGCCAGGGACACGGTACGGccccgtgtgtgtgtgtgtgtgtccgtctgtccgtgtttctgtctgtgtttctgtctgtgtttctgtctgtgtttctgtgtgcgATCCCGCTTTCCCggatcaggagctgctgagcgCCCGGGCGCAGCATCAGGCATCCTGCCCGTGGCAGGAGTTGGGATTAGGTGATCCTTAAAGTCCGTTCCAGCTTCTGAGCGCTCAGTGATTCTGTCCACCATGGGTCGTAAAGGACCAGATTTTGGCTCGGGTCCTCCAAGGGACCAGCAGTGGTGCAGGGATAAGGAACAGAGGTGATGGAGGTGATACCCGAAGGCTATACAGGGATTTAaaaacaagatgagctttaaggtctttcccatcccaaaccagGCTGAGTCTATAATTTTTTTGGCCATTCTAGGAGATTTTAAGTGTCAGCTGTAACGGAGAACAGAATAGATTTGCACATGGTGCAGTGGTTTTCTTGGTGTCTTCTTGGGTGATGTACAGTTATGGGTGTTACCAGCAATGGAAAACATAATCATAAATGCCTGTTGATTTAAGGGAGAAGTTGTGAAATGCTGAGCTTTGTTAGATAGGGCAGTAACCGTGCAGAGATGTTATTTGTGATAAATAATGGTGCAGTTGTGGTGCCTCAGGCTGTGAGGAGTGTGTGTGCCCTCACCTTCAGCAGCACTGTTACCAGTTAATAGCACTTCAGTTTGCGCTTTGCCCAAGTCCAAACTTCAGAACCTTTGCTTTCCTTATCTTGTCactttctgaatttcttttctccctgccaaaacaaatgaaaacacttGCATTTTGGTTTAGTGGATGGATATCTGTGTGTTAGCTGAGCACTTTGGGGGTGTTGCATTGATAATTTCACAGAGTCAGTTCTTGATGGTTTCCCTGGGCTGATGCTCCCGTTGTGTTTCCAGGTATTGCTCATGCAAGGTTTTGGCTTGCAAACTCTCCAGATTTCAAAGCCATCCCTTCATCCCTTGGCAGAGGGGCTTTTCCCTGAGGATGTTTCTCCTTGCAGGCACTTCCAAGGCTGCGTCTTTGCACTGGACAGGGGAGCGAGCGGTCagcgtgctgctgctggggctgctccccgcAGCCTACCTGTACCCCGGGCCCGCCGTGGACTattccctggctgcagccctcACCCTGCACGGCCACTGGTAAGCACAGCAGGGCTCCACTCACAGCAAAGAAGGTTTGGTGCCTCCAAACCTCATCCTGGCCTAGTGGAAATCACCTGGAAAAAGTCTTTGCTCGCCACGTTCGGTGGCAGTCGTGATCTTGGAGTGGTCGTACTTTGGTCTTCCTTTCAGTCagaaaaagaatccataaaatcTCTGTAGTATCTTAACCTTAAGAGCACTTCCTTGCCCCTGGAGATGTCGAATCCTGAATGGTTTTTGCCCATGAAGAAGCAGTGTTGTGTGAACAGAGGGAACAGAAAGAGGACAGAGCCGTataaaaattatacaaaaataTTCTGCCTCTAAAGCTCCGTGCACTGGTTTGTACATCTCAGTGGTGATGAGGTTTTGCATAATAAAGAGCTCACAGCAAATATTCCACTAAGGAGACCTGGATGATTATTTCCTTTATTCCTGGCTGGATGTTTGCTCAGTGTAGTTCTGCTGTGATCCTTAATTAGATCAGGGACAGAGCTAATTAGGAGTGGATCTACATGgctggccaggctggcagcatCCACCTTCCTGAGGTGATTCTGTTTTGGGAATTCCTTGTTACAAGGATAAAGCAGATTTTCATGGTACTTTGGGGGTGCCAGGTTTTCTTAAACCTCAGTTTTGCCCTTAGGAATCTGTGCCAGGGATTCTTGCACTTCCCTTGCTCTGGGAGCTTTTTCCCAAAACAAGCATCCTGTGTCTCCTATTGCTGGATAGTTCAAATCTGGACAGGAGTTCACTTCAGATGTGGAAAAAACTGCAAATGTGCTAATTTCTTTGGTTGCCACTCTTCTAATCTAAATGCATAGCCAGGAGTCTTCTGTGCCTTTGTGACAATGGCTGGTCCCAGATATTTCCttggttttcctcttttccacTCCTTGGAAGTCAGATAAGAAAGCAGATTCCAAGGATTCGGTTTGAAGAGCTGTGgtcagcactttttttttctcaagaaaacTCTGAGCCAATCTGTGTATTTTCAGTAGGAtctgtgaaatgttttgttttgtttttgaaatcGGTTCTTCCTCTTTCTGGGTGGGAACTGAGCATTCTTCAGGAAAGGCTGATGGCAGCAGGGGGGAAGAGCGAGTggtaaaacaagaaaacaaagaggatggatttcagtgagtGAACTTTGCTGATTTGAGCTTTTCTCTCTCGTTTAGGGGTCTGGGCCAGGTCATTACTGATTATGTGCACGGAGATGTCCCCATTAAAGTGGCCAACACGGGGCTGTACGTCCTCTCTGCCCTGACCTTCGCTGGCCTCTGCCACTTCAACTACCACGACGTGGGCATCTGCAAGGCTGTGGCCATGCTCTGGAGCCTCTGAGGAGCCCCAGCCTGACACACACGATTgtcctctgctgcctctgcttcaTCAGCTTCTGAGCAACATCCTGCACCACAAAGGAACAGCCAGGGGTCCCCGTGAGCCTGCAGGGGGCTCAGAGCTAGTTTAGAATATACAGAATAAAAACCAGgtttaaatacagatttaaCTGGAAAATGTCCAGTGGGAGTGAGTGGATTCAAGCTGCACTGTAAATTGGGGTGAATGAATTACATCAGGCTCGCATAGCTAAAGGGAACTCTCCTTGTAATACCAGCTTTAATGAGTGTTTTTCTAACTGTTGGTTGATTTCCTGTTCTGTAAAACAAGCTTGGCTTGTGGAAAAGTGAACTGCTTCTTCTGACATCATGTGTAAGGCAGACCCTGTAACTCTTTGGACCCTGGGAATTGATGTAGAAAAGggaatactttttttcttaatccatGCAATAAAGAATTTCCAGAAATTCTGTGTGTGCTTCTGAACCATTCTTACTGCTTTTGGTTGCCTAATACACTTTCTCTGTAGCTAGGTCTGCTCTGCCTTACTTCATAAAACAAAGAATATTTGTATGAATTAATACTTAGCAGTGACTTAGACTTGACTTAATACAAGGATAATTAATGTCTCTTAGAAAATACAACAAGGATTGACGTAGAATAAAATACTTTTGCAGATTGACTTTAGGAACATTCAACTTTCAAGGGTTTTATGTTCATCTGCAACACTTTTTTgaggtttattttc
This genomic interval from Taeniopygia guttata chromosome 24, bTaeGut7.mat, whole genome shotgun sequence contains the following:
- the SDHD gene encoding succinate dehydrogenase [ubiquinone] cytochrome b small subunit, mitochondrial (The RefSeq protein has 1 substitution compared to this genomic sequence), coding for MALALLRPRGAGLALLGSALLRRPAALGAAAARCAPARDSHGPARQGHGTSKAASLHWTGERAVSVLLLGLLPAAYLYPGPAVDYSLAAALTLHGHWGLGQVITDYVHGDVPIKVANTGLYILSALTFAGLCHFNYHDVGICKAVAMLWSL